The Mangifera indica cultivar Alphonso chromosome 19, CATAS_Mindica_2.1, whole genome shotgun sequence nucleotide sequence TCAACTCTTATTCAATAAACGCTATATTTCTGTTGACTATAGGACCTGGTATATTGGCTCTACATACAAGCAGTGATCGGCCGGCTGGTGAATCAAATAGGGAGTATGTATTAGGGTTTGTTATGACAATCGCGGCTGCGGCTTTGTACGGATTTATATTGCCGCTTGTGGAGTTGACGTACAAGAAGGCGAAACAAGAGATAACCTATGCTCTGGTATTGGAGATTCAGATGGTGATGTGTTTGTTTGCTACAGCCGTATGCACTGTGGGGATGCTGATCAATAATGACTTCAAGGTaatttgtcttttctcttttgccttcatcttcttctccgaATCTATAGTTCAGCTCATCTTCTATATCTGTCAATTTTTCAGACCTTATTCTACTTTTGTGCCACGTGCTACTTACCCACATGTCAAATGCTGACCAaagaattacaattttattataaattaattattaatcaaagaAATTAAGCACTTTGGCAAAGTATGATTCTGCCCGAGTCTAATCTAAGAGatcttttttgtattttaaatcaaaatttgtcaGCCGAATCGACAAACTACAACCAAAAGCATCATGACGAAGCTCTTGATCTGCCTATACAATAGATGTGAGGTTGATTTaagatttgagtttgtttaaGCTTAAATTGGCTTGATATAAGTGAAACCAAGCTTGAGTTCATCAACTTCACtttaaaaatgtttgaattcgatttaattgaaaaaaatcaagttcaattcaatattaaaacaatatttttttatacgtatatattttaattaaaataactttgttttagttgattcatattaaaatttttaagtttaatgagCCAAATAGCTCGAAagctaaaatttgaatttgaaaatatttaattctcaaactttgagtttgtttgagtcaaacttaaattcaagttaaatctAGTCTTAAATTAAtcactaaactctaaaatttttttatttagtgtaattgatttagtttcaaaaaatcaaCTGAATTCGAATTCGAAGGGGTTCATcaccattaaaaaataaataaaagggaaagaaaatataaatatgctATACAATTCTCTCATCTAGTCTCATTAAAGCCGCACGTTTATTAcctaatattattaaaactaataaatttaaaatattaaaatcgaATGTCGTCGCTTTGGCCGAGTGGTTAAGGCATGTGCCTGCAGCCCTGCTAAGTACATGGGGTTTCCCTGCAAGAGTCCGAATCTCTCAGGCGacgatattttttaaaattttgcatgcaaatttaaattcattttcacTTACAGATTCaagatatttgatttatttttacaGGTCATTGGAAGAGAAGCCAGAGAGTTCGAACTGGGCGAAACAAGGTATTATGTGCTAGTAGTGGGAACTGCATTAATCTTGCAATGCTTTTTCTTAGGAGCCATTGGTGTGATTTTTTGTGGGTCGTCTTTGTTATCCGCTATAATCATCGCCGTTCTACTTCCGGTAATAGAAATTCTGGCAGTCATTTTCTACCAAGAAAAGTTTCAAGCAGAAAAGGGCATTTCTCTTGCACTTTCCCTCTGGGGCTTTGCTTCATACTTTTATGGGGAAATAAAACACACCAGAAAGGAAAAACCAACGCCTCAAACAGAGATGCTTCCAGTTTCTAACACTTGATATGAACATGAACCCATTACTGTAAGTTGTATTATCTCCTTGGCATGccaatattttttactttaataacTCAAAAGCGAGGGactttaagaaaataataacaataataaaactagAACCCTTTCTGTTCATTCCTTTCTCTAGTCTGTGCTTTTCTTTTATGCTCACTGAAACATATCAACTTCCTCTTTAGATACGCGCATGCAGAGTGTTTAATCTTGCCGTGTTTGGTTCAGTGCTTAATCAAATGCGGGTGGGGATGGATTTGAACTTTTGTTAATTGATGTGGAgcaaattgaataatatatatcgGCGGCACGCAATCATGAGttaatttttggtttaaatCCAAGAGATGTCAACCGTGAGAGGCTTATTATGATGTGGATGACGAAGATGTTGATTGTATTAACGGATTTTCTCATCATTTAAGAGAATGTGTTTCAATTTAAATGATAAGTACCTCTAAATTAAGACTATGATGTTTAATTGtcacaaaataatgtaaaagacAACAA carries:
- the LOC123202700 gene encoding purine permease 1-like codes for the protein MAEMESASNPSTAMKRALLILNVILLSIGNCGGPLVMRLYFIHGGKRIWFSSWLETGGWPVIILPITIGYFYRRRNPSSPTNFFFMKTPIFIASAVIGVLTGFDDYLYAYGVARLPVSTSALIIASQLAFTAAFAYLLVKQKFNSYSINAIFLLTIGPGILALHTSSDRPAGESNREYVLGFVMTIAAAALYGFILPLVELTYKKAKQEITYALVLEIQMVMCLFATAVCTVGMLINNDFKVIGREAREFELGETRYYVLVVGTALILQCFFLGAIGVIFCGSSLLSAIIIAVLLPVIEILAVIFYQEKFQAEKGISLALSLWGFASYFYGEIKHTRKEKPTPQTEMLPVSNT